One part of the Nitrospiria bacterium genome encodes these proteins:
- the lon gene encoding endopeptidase La, producing MAEQDKEGMQQPIEIPEALPLLPVRDIVVFPYMVLPLFVGREMSIRAINEALAGNRMILMATQKVLDVENPEPKDIHTIGTVGMIMRMLKLPDGRIKILVQGLSRARVLNFVQSEPYYQVRIQKIIEPKVEERPLELEALIRTVKEQLEKVSSFGKLVLPEVLVVIENLDDPGRLSDMIVSNLGLKVEEAQEVLEILDPSERLKKVSEILAKELGVLNMQQKIQAEAKGEMDKTQREYFLREQLKAIQKELGDVDERAEEVTEFRKRIKEAKMPDKVSKEADKQLKRLEHMHPDSAEASTVRSYLEWLVELPWSKKTKDNLDIKAASKVLDTDHYDLEKVKERILEYLAVRKMKDKMKGPILCFVGPPGVGKTSLGKSIARSLGREFVRISLGGIRDEAEIRGHRRTYVGALPGRIIQGIKQAGTNNPVFMMDEIDKVGADFRGDPSAALLEVLDPEQNNAFSDHYLGVPFDLSNVMFVTTANITDTILPPLRDRMEVIELSGYTEEEKLGIARNFLMPRQLTEHGITEKNVTLTDAAIRTVIQQYTREAGVRNLERELANVLRKIARQIAEGKEKHFTVTPANIHKLLGVPKHLPEAEQEKDEVGVATGLAWTETGGDIIYIEATFMKGKGGVLLTGHLGDVMKESAQAALSYIRSREKTLGIRPDLFAKNDIHIHVPAGAIPKDGPSAGITMATALASVFINVPVRRDVAMTGEVTLRGRVLPIGGLKEKILAARRAGIKTVIVPKRNEKDLEEVPKHVRRGMEFVFAETMDDVLPAALRQSPGSKVHRPVAQKVRREKVLAPAISARRRG from the coding sequence GTGGCAGAACAGGACAAAGAAGGCATGCAGCAACCGATCGAAATTCCGGAGGCCCTTCCGCTCCTGCCGGTGCGGGATATCGTGGTCTTTCCCTACATGGTTCTTCCCTTGTTCGTCGGCCGCGAAATGTCGATTCGCGCCATCAACGAGGCCCTGGCGGGAAACCGCATGATTCTGATGGCGACCCAGAAAGTGCTGGATGTCGAAAACCCCGAGCCGAAGGACATCCACACCATCGGGACCGTCGGAATGATCATGCGGATGTTGAAACTTCCGGACGGCCGGATCAAGATCCTTGTGCAGGGCCTTTCCCGGGCCCGCGTCCTGAATTTCGTCCAATCGGAGCCGTATTATCAGGTCCGGATTCAAAAAATCATCGAGCCCAAGGTCGAAGAACGGCCGCTGGAGCTGGAGGCGCTGATCCGCACCGTCAAGGAGCAGCTCGAGAAGGTCAGCAGTTTCGGGAAACTCGTGCTGCCCGAGGTTTTGGTGGTGATCGAGAATCTGGACGACCCCGGCCGCCTGAGCGACATGATCGTCTCGAACCTCGGCCTCAAAGTGGAAGAGGCCCAGGAGGTCCTGGAGATCCTCGATCCCAGCGAGCGCCTCAAGAAGGTGAGCGAGATACTGGCCAAGGAGCTCGGCGTCCTGAACATGCAGCAGAAAATCCAGGCCGAGGCCAAGGGGGAAATGGACAAGACCCAACGGGAATATTTTCTCCGGGAGCAGCTCAAGGCGATCCAGAAGGAACTGGGCGACGTGGACGAGCGCGCCGAGGAGGTCACCGAATTCCGGAAGCGGATCAAGGAAGCCAAGATGCCGGACAAGGTGTCGAAGGAGGCCGACAAGCAGCTCAAGCGATTGGAGCACATGCACCCCGACTCGGCCGAGGCCTCCACGGTCCGCAGTTACCTGGAATGGCTGGTGGAGTTGCCGTGGAGCAAGAAGACCAAGGATAATTTGGACATCAAGGCGGCCTCCAAGGTGCTCGACACGGATCATTACGACCTGGAGAAGGTCAAGGAGCGGATTCTGGAATACCTGGCCGTCCGGAAGATGAAGGACAAGATGAAGGGCCCGATTCTCTGTTTTGTCGGTCCGCCGGGGGTGGGGAAGACCTCGCTTGGGAAATCGATCGCGCGTTCGCTTGGACGCGAGTTCGTGCGGATCTCCCTGGGGGGGATTCGTGACGAGGCCGAGATCCGGGGGCATCGCCGGACCTATGTCGGGGCCCTGCCCGGCCGGATCATTCAGGGAATCAAGCAGGCCGGAACCAACAATCCGGTTTTCATGATGGATGAGATCGACAAGGTCGGCGCGGATTTCCGCGGCGATCCCTCCGCCGCCCTGCTGGAGGTGTTGGACCCGGAACAGAACAACGCCTTCAGTGATCATTACCTGGGCGTGCCGTTCGATCTGTCCAACGTGATGTTCGTCACCACGGCCAATATCACCGACACCATCCTGCCGCCGCTTCGGGACCGGATGGAGGTGATCGAACTTTCCGGATATACCGAAGAGGAGAAACTCGGCATCGCGCGCAATTTTCTCATGCCGCGGCAGCTGACGGAGCACGGCATCACGGAGAAGAACGTGACCCTCACGGACGCCGCCATCCGGACGGTCATTCAGCAATACACCCGCGAGGCCGGCGTTCGGAACCTTGAGCGGGAATTGGCCAACGTCCTCCGCAAAATTGCGCGACAGATCGCGGAGGGAAAAGAAAAGCATTTCACGGTCACGCCGGCCAATATCCACAAACTTCTCGGGGTTCCGAAACATCTTCCCGAGGCGGAGCAGGAAAAGGACGAGGTCGGTGTGGCGACCGGACTGGCCTGGACCGAGACCGGCGGGGACATCATCTACATCGAAGCCACCTTCATGAAGGGCAAGGGAGGCGTGTTGCTGACCGGACACCTTGGCGATGTCATGAAAGAGTCGGCCCAGGCGGCGCTGAGTTACATCCGGTCCCGGGAGAAGACCCTGGGCATCCGGCCGGATCTGTTCGCGAAAAACGATATCCATATCCATGTGCCGGCCGGCGCGATCCCCAAGGACGGGCCTTCGGCCGGAATCACGATGGCGACGGCTCTCGCCTCCGTTTTTATCAACGTGCCGGTCCGTCGGGATGTGGCCATGACCGGGGAGGTGACCCTCCGGGGACGCGTGCTGCCCATCGGCGGATTGAAAGAAAAAATTCTGGCCGCGCGGCGGGCCGGGATCAAGACCGTGATAGTTCCGAAGCGCAACGAAAAGGACCTTGAGGAAGTCCCGAAGCACGTGCGTCGCGGGATGGAGTTCGTCTTTGCCGAGACCATGGACGATGTCCTCCCGGCGGCCCTCCGGCAGTCGCCCGGCTCCAAAGTTCACCGTCCGGTCGCGCAAAAGGTCCGCCGTGAAAAGGTTCTGGCCCCGGCCATCTCGGCTCGCCGGAGGGGATGA
- a CDS encoding Hsp20/alpha crystallin family protein, translated as MKIIQSPLGPFQEVYRTEESEGKNMVGETPSPLVDIYEQSDALVIEADLPGIEPGEVAVRLADDQVTIEGQRGQRGEGQEAGHYLRMERCFEDFRRIIQLPFAVDPQKAEARYRQGVLILRFPKIEDRRKRTIKIEIK; from the coding sequence ATGAAGATCATTCAGAGCCCGTTGGGACCGTTTCAGGAAGTGTATCGAACGGAGGAAAGCGAGGGCAAGAATATGGTTGGCGAGACGCCGAGCCCCTTGGTGGACATCTATGAACAATCGGATGCCCTGGTGATCGAGGCCGATCTTCCGGGGATTGAACCGGGAGAGGTGGCGGTCCGTCTGGCGGACGATCAGGTGACCATTGAAGGGCAGAGGGGTCAAAGGGGGGAGGGACAGGAGGCCGGACATTATCTGCGGATGGAACGCTGTTTTGAAGATTTCCGGCGCATCATCCAGCTTCCTTTTGCCGTGGATCCGCAGAAGGCCGAGGCCCGCTATCGGCAGGGGGTTCTGATCCTCCGTTTCCCGAAAATCGAAGACCGGCGCAAACGAACCATCAAGATCGAGATCAAGTAG
- the galU gene encoding UTP--glucose-1-phosphate uridylyltransferase GalU has protein sequence MLSSNVVKAVIPAAGLGTRFLPATKASPKEMLPLVDKPLIQYVVEEAVAAGIREIIIITGRGKRAIEDHFDVSIELEENLRENGKKGLLKEIQAIAEMADFCYVRQRHARGLGHAILCAQPLIGDEPFAVILGDDILDGPQPGIQQMIQVYRRFQSPVVGVQPVPKSEVHQYGVIKASPVEPDLFRIEDLVEKPLPEKAPSNLAVIGRYILTPEIFKVLEKTPPGKNGEIQLTDALRILAQQKVMYGKQLEGMRYDAGDKLGFLKATVEFGLKRPDLGKPFLQYLKSLKL, from the coding sequence ATGCTTTCATCCAACGTGGTCAAGGCCGTCATCCCGGCGGCGGGGCTGGGAACCCGGTTCCTGCCGGCGACCAAAGCGTCCCCGAAAGAGATGCTTCCGCTGGTGGACAAGCCGCTGATCCAGTACGTCGTGGAAGAAGCGGTGGCGGCCGGGATTCGTGAGATCATCATCATCACCGGTCGGGGGAAGCGGGCGATCGAGGATCATTTCGACGTCTCCATTGAACTGGAAGAGAACCTCCGCGAGAACGGAAAAAAAGGACTCCTAAAAGAAATCCAGGCCATCGCGGAGATGGCGGATTTTTGCTACGTCCGGCAGCGTCACGCGCGCGGGCTGGGTCATGCCATACTGTGCGCCCAACCTCTGATCGGCGATGAACCCTTTGCCGTCATTTTGGGGGACGACATTCTGGACGGACCGCAGCCGGGGATTCAACAGATGATCCAGGTCTATCGTCGTTTCCAATCTCCGGTGGTGGGCGTCCAACCCGTGCCCAAATCCGAGGTTCATCAATACGGCGTGATCAAGGCGTCGCCGGTCGAACCGGATCTTTTCCGGATCGAAGACCTGGTCGAAAAGCCCCTGCCTGAAAAGGCCCCGTCCAATCTCGCCGTCATCGGACGTTATATCCTGACGCCGGAGATCTTCAAGGTCTTGGAAAAAACGCCGCCGGGAAAAAACGGAGAGATTCAGTTGACCGATGCGCTTCGGATCCTGGCCCAGCAAAAAGTGATGTACGGCAAGCAACTTGAAGGCATGCGTTACGACGCCGGTGACAAGCTGGGTTTTCTGAAGGCGACCGTGGAATTCGGGTTGAAACGTCCGGATTTGGGAAAGCCGTTCCTCCAGTACCTTAAGAGTTTGAAGTTGTAG
- the coaE gene encoding dephospho-CoA kinase (Dephospho-CoA kinase (CoaE) performs the final step in coenzyme A biosynthesis.) codes for MLLVGLTGGIGSGKSLVAQMFKQLGAYLIDADELAHKAVEPGHPVLNRIVEAFGPEILNPDRTLNRATLGRLVFDHPEKRELLNSIVHPYVFMEEERQQREIAQKDPKAIVLFDAALLIETGSYQLMDKVILVTIDRRKQISRIMRRDGLSREEAVKRIGAQMPQAKKKSKADYIIDGGQSPKAVEEQVRRIYEELKPLA; via the coding sequence ATGCTTCTTGTCGGGTTGACCGGCGGTATCGGAAGCGGAAAATCGTTGGTGGCGCAGATGTTCAAGCAGCTGGGCGCTTACCTGATCGACGCGGATGAGCTGGCCCATAAGGCGGTTGAGCCCGGCCATCCGGTTTTAAATCGGATCGTGGAGGCCTTCGGACCGGAAATCCTGAATCCCGACCGGACCCTCAACCGGGCCACGCTGGGCCGCTTGGTGTTCGATCACCCCGAAAAAAGGGAACTGCTAAATTCGATCGTTCATCCCTATGTCTTTATGGAGGAAGAGCGGCAACAAAGGGAAATCGCGCAAAAGGATCCAAAGGCGATCGTTTTGTTTGACGCCGCGTTACTCATCGAGACCGGGTCGTATCAGCTCATGGACAAGGTGATTTTGGTGACGATTGACCGCCGAAAACAGATCAGCCGCATCATGAGACGGGATGGGCTGAGTCGGGAGGAAGCCGTCAAGCGCATCGGGGCTCAGATGCCCCAGGCCAAAAAGAAAAGCAAGGCCGATTACATTATCGACGGCGGGCAGTCCCCGAAGGCGGTCGAGGAACAGGTGCGCAGGATCTATGAGGAGCTCAAGCCGCTGGCCTGA
- a CDS encoding MoxR family ATPase, with product MNHTAKKVRILQDNIEQVIKGKAEVVRLTITALLARGHLLIEDVPGIGKTTLAHSLARSLDCSFRRIQFTSDLLPSDILGVTIYNQHTQAFEFKLGPIFANIILADEINRTTPKTQSSLLEAMNDIQVSVDSHTYPLPKPFMVMATQNPLEHHGTYPLPESQLDRFLMRIRIGYPDLADEKVILTTQRLFQPANDLKPVLTIQDVLELQEAVDRVRMDEGLVDYLLALTRATRSSELFGLGVSPRGAMALHKAAQAYALVNGRNYCVPDDIKRLAPLVFAHRVILNTRFETDGPRSEEAERILQELMDQVAVPL from the coding sequence ATGAATCATACCGCAAAGAAAGTCCGGATTCTTCAAGATAATATTGAACAGGTGATTAAGGGAAAAGCGGAGGTGGTCCGGTTGACGATCACGGCGCTGCTGGCCCGCGGACACCTCCTGATCGAGGACGTCCCCGGAATCGGCAAGACCACGCTGGCCCACAGCCTGGCCCGGTCCCTGGACTGCAGCTTCCGGCGCATCCAGTTCACCAGCGACCTCCTTCCGTCCGATATCCTGGGGGTGACCATTTATAATCAACACACCCAGGCCTTTGAATTCAAGCTCGGCCCGATCTTCGCGAATATTATCCTGGCGGACGAGATCAACCGGACCACGCCCAAGACTCAGTCCAGTCTTCTGGAAGCCATGAACGATATCCAGGTCTCGGTGGACAGTCATACCTATCCGCTTCCCAAGCCTTTCATGGTCATGGCCACACAGAACCCTCTGGAACACCACGGAACTTATCCCTTGCCCGAATCGCAACTGGATCGCTTTCTGATGAGGATACGGATCGGTTATCCCGATCTTGCGGATGAGAAGGTCATCCTGACCACTCAGCGTCTTTTTCAGCCGGCCAACGACCTCAAGCCCGTGTTGACGATCCAGGACGTGCTGGAACTTCAAGAGGCCGTCGATCGTGTCCGCATGGACGAAGGGCTGGTGGACTATCTCCTGGCCCTGACCCGGGCCACGCGGAGCAGCGAGCTGTTCGGGCTGGGGGTCAGCCCCCGCGGGGCCATGGCGCTCCACAAAGCCGCGCAGGCCTACGCCCTGGTCAACGGACGGAATTATTGCGTTCCCGACGACATCAAACGGTTGGCCCCCCTGGTCTTCGCCCACCGCGTGATTCTTAATACTCGGTTTGAAACCGACGGCCCCCGGAGCGAGGAGGCCGAACGCATCCTTCAGGAATTAATGGACCAGGTCGCCGTTCCGCTGTAG
- a CDS encoding DUF58 domain-containing protein, whose amino-acid sequence MSAFLIRLQRLIYRNRSVTFTPTGTRFVLLTLAVGVAAVNTGNNLLYLILGMMLSLIIVSGILSEQSLRKISVEWAFPVRIFAQQPAPVELRITNDKRLLPSFSFRMDAGTEAVQSVYMFKLSARQTAVFPQTIRFEKRGIQPLPSLRFHTTFPFGFFHKSLIRPQIRTVLVYPRVLPVPPSIERVSSRPGQDHEYRQRGSGATLHNLRDYTPLDDARGIHWKASARELKLLLKEYEREEDDDIHLFFTNHLSARSEEHLQNFERAVELAASLAYALGRRGYAVALQTLSETESGPEASTDLDPVLKRLALIQPLYDSTDPADRDRISQRIAALSRTAALEGRRILILPCTDPLWDPLRGRFSEVLVASEPRFKTWSRSGGKRT is encoded by the coding sequence ATGTCCGCCTTTCTCATCAGACTGCAGAGACTGATTTACCGAAACCGCTCCGTCACCTTTACGCCGACGGGCACCCGTTTTGTCCTCCTCACATTGGCCGTCGGCGTGGCCGCGGTGAACACCGGAAACAATCTCCTGTACCTCATTCTCGGAATGATGCTGAGTCTGATCATCGTCTCCGGCATCCTCTCCGAGCAGTCGCTCCGCAAGATTTCCGTTGAATGGGCTTTCCCCGTCCGGATCTTCGCGCAACAACCGGCCCCGGTGGAGCTCCGAATCACCAACGACAAAAGGCTCCTTCCTTCTTTTTCGTTCCGGATGGACGCGGGGACCGAAGCGGTTCAATCCGTTTACATGTTCAAACTGTCCGCCCGGCAGACCGCCGTTTTTCCGCAGACAATCCGTTTTGAAAAAAGAGGGATTCAACCCTTGCCGTCGCTTCGATTTCACACCACCTTTCCGTTCGGTTTTTTTCACAAAAGCCTGATTCGTCCCCAGATCCGGACGGTGCTGGTATATCCCCGGGTCCTTCCGGTTCCGCCGAGCATCGAAAGGGTATCCTCGCGTCCCGGCCAGGACCATGAATACCGTCAACGGGGCAGCGGCGCGACGCTTCACAATCTTCGGGATTACACCCCGCTGGATGACGCGCGCGGGATCCATTGGAAGGCTTCGGCCCGCGAGTTGAAACTCCTCCTGAAAGAATACGAGCGCGAAGAGGACGATGACATCCATCTGTTCTTCACCAATCACCTTTCGGCTCGATCCGAAGAACACCTTCAAAATTTCGAGAGGGCCGTTGAGTTGGCCGCTTCGCTCGCCTACGCGCTCGGGCGGCGCGGCTATGCCGTCGCCCTGCAAACGCTCTCTGAAACCGAATCGGGCCCGGAAGCGTCAACGGATCTTGATCCCGTCCTGAAAAGGCTTGCGCTGATCCAGCCCCTCTACGATTCCACGGATCCGGCCGATCGGGACAGGATCAGCCAAAGAATCGCGGCCCTCAGCCGCACCGCGGCTCTTGAAGGGCGCCGGATCCTGATTCTCCCTTGCACCGACCCGCTTTGGGACCCTCTGCGCGGACGTTTTTCGGAGGTCTTGGTGGCCAGCGAGCCCCGGTTCAAGACCTGGTCCAGGTCGGGAGGAAAACGAACGTGA
- a CDS encoding DUF3488 and transglutaminase-like domain-containing protein produces the protein MTLDLTFQITSRLLALIGLLSLILTNEFSFLFGFAAVAAVAASFILVLGGMTFNLSRQIWTSVNLAVLAFFIVDLSLFSQSLLTACTHFVVFLMINKLFNLRTPQDHFQLYLISFLQLLAASTYTIDVSFLISFVLYLLTATWALLLHHLTTEKSKSPGRPSGEQAPGWSSGLTWPFFMSTNTIAVAALGCSLILFIFIPRVGLGFFHRSQSSLIRTSGFSNVVDLGEIGSVKKDPTVIMRVQPSRPLPGIEGMYWRGMVYDFYDGRSWRNSFGSGRLVASEGNGIFNLAYRQYPERAISQEIILEPLDTAVLFGAPYAIQIGGQFSTIRVNAMNSISLPTVPATRFEYTLTSVLPSLTQSDTETQTIPAARPQLRPYLQMPEGSDRIAQLAGDILRANPSADTVLQKIMATEKYLQTNYRYTLDVQPTSSGMPIEDFLFRQKAGFCEHYATAMTLLLRSLGIPARFVTGFLPGEWNDFGRYYTVRQSNAHAWVEVWFERSGWIPFDPTPPVPSDDAGGLFGFLGRSADSIQWWWNRYVIYFSLHDQISLANEVKEGTMKVRIQVMNRVSGAFDAAWDFLSSALLHPILIMLAVLCGAGALFWGMRHLDFSRSGITRPWRKRLRKVQPHAFYYQMLDLLRAKGYPKPPTLTPREFLPRIPAAPQPLRPVAAELTDLYYRVRFAGDALSEPEQSRIAELLRNLKSNPTES, from the coding sequence GTGACCTTGGACCTGACCTTTCAGATCACCTCCCGCCTCCTGGCCCTGATCGGTTTGCTTTCCCTGATCCTGACCAACGAATTTTCTTTCCTGTTCGGGTTTGCGGCCGTCGCGGCCGTCGCGGCCAGCTTCATCCTGGTTCTGGGAGGCATGACGTTCAACCTGAGCCGTCAGATCTGGACCTCGGTCAATTTGGCCGTGCTGGCCTTTTTTATCGTCGACCTCTCTTTATTTTCCCAATCCCTTCTGACGGCCTGCACCCATTTCGTCGTCTTCCTCATGATCAATAAACTCTTCAATCTCCGAACGCCCCAGGACCATTTCCAACTTTACCTGATCAGTTTCCTCCAGCTCCTGGCCGCCTCGACCTATACGATCGACGTCAGTTTCCTGATTTCCTTTGTGCTCTACCTCCTGACCGCGACCTGGGCCCTCCTTCTTCATCATCTCACGACCGAAAAATCGAAATCTCCCGGCCGGCCCTCGGGGGAGCAAGCGCCCGGCTGGTCGTCCGGGTTGACCTGGCCTTTCTTCATGAGCACGAATACCATCGCGGTCGCCGCGTTGGGATGCTCGCTCATCCTCTTCATCTTCATCCCCCGGGTCGGACTGGGCTTCTTTCATCGATCCCAATCCAGCCTGATCCGGACCTCCGGCTTTTCGAACGTAGTGGATCTGGGCGAGATCGGTTCGGTCAAAAAAGATCCGACGGTGATCATGCGGGTCCAGCCTTCCCGCCCGCTTCCGGGGATCGAAGGGATGTACTGGCGCGGGATGGTGTATGATTTCTACGACGGCCGCAGCTGGCGCAACAGTTTCGGCAGCGGCCGCCTCGTGGCCTCCGAGGGAAACGGCATCTTCAATCTGGCCTATCGACAATACCCCGAACGGGCGATCTCCCAGGAGATCATCCTGGAGCCCCTGGACACCGCCGTCCTCTTCGGCGCGCCGTACGCAATCCAGATCGGCGGCCAGTTCTCAACCATCCGGGTGAACGCGATGAATTCCATCTCCCTCCCGACGGTCCCGGCCACACGGTTCGAATACACCCTCACCTCCGTGCTCCCCTCCCTGACGCAATCGGACACCGAGACCCAAACGATTCCGGCCGCACGCCCCCAACTCCGGCCTTATCTCCAGATGCCGGAGGGATCGGACCGGATCGCGCAGCTGGCCGGGGATATTCTCCGGGCGAATCCGTCGGCCGACACCGTCCTCCAGAAAATCATGGCGACCGAAAAATACCTCCAGACCAATTACCGGTATACCCTGGATGTCCAACCGACGTCCTCCGGCATGCCCATCGAAGACTTCCTGTTCCGGCAGAAGGCCGGCTTTTGTGAACATTACGCCACCGCCATGACGCTCCTCCTCCGCAGCCTCGGAATTCCGGCGCGGTTTGTGACGGGCTTCCTGCCCGGCGAATGGAACGATTTCGGCAGATACTACACCGTTCGCCAGAGCAACGCGCACGCCTGGGTCGAGGTATGGTTCGAGCGGTCCGGATGGATCCCGTTCGACCCGACCCCGCCGGTCCCGTCGGATGACGCGGGAGGCCTTTTTGGGTTTCTCGGCCGCTCGGCCGACTCGATCCAGTGGTGGTGGAACCGGTACGTGATCTACTTCAGCCTTCACGATCAGATCAGCCTGGCGAACGAGGTGAAGGAAGGAACGATGAAGGTTCGGATTCAGGTCATGAACCGGGTGAGCGGGGCCTTCGATGCCGCGTGGGACTTTCTTTCCTCCGCCCTCCTTCATCCCATCCTGATCATGCTCGCCGTTCTGTGCGGCGCCGGGGCCCTGTTCTGGGGGATGCGTCATCTTGACTTTTCGAGAAGCGGAATCACCCGGCCATGGCGAAAGCGGCTTCGGAAGGTCCAACCCCACGCCTTCTACTATCAGATGCTCGACCTGCTCCGCGCCAAAGGCTATCCCAAACCGCCAACTCTCACTCCCCGGGAGTTTCTCCCCCGAATTCCGGCCGCGCCCCAGCCGCTCCGTCCCGTCGCGGCCGAGCTGACCGACCTTTACTACCGCGTCCGCTTCGCCGGCGACGCTCTGTCCGAGCCGGAGCAATCCCGCATCGCCGAATTGCTCCGGAACCTGAAATCCAACCCGACAGAATCTTGA